GTGCGTACCGGACCGTTCGGGAGGGCAGAAGCGTCTCGTCGGCGATCTGTTGCTGGGTCATCGTGTCGTTGTACTCGAGTACCTTTGCGACGAGTTTCGCGCTCGGGGGCAGGTCCCGAACGTCGTCCCACGATCCACGGTCG
This portion of the Natrinema salinisoli genome encodes:
- a CDS encoding MarR family transcriptional regulator, giving the protein MSASESIRQETGDRGSWDDVRDLPPSAKLVAKVLEYNDTMTQQQIADETLLPSRTVRYALNRLDEQNVIDSRFSFSDARKRLYSLDIQT